The DNA sequence ccaaatttcatggcagtccatcctATAATTGTAGATTACATaataaatgtcaacctcatggtggttggtggaaaagtcagaggatcaccagagtcattaGGAtccatcctctgggcaccatgaatgtctgtactaaCTGTTTGTGCTACTccatttaaaaagtgttgagacatttcaatcTGGATCGAAGTGGTGGATGACCGACTGACATTGTCATTCATTGACCATAAATATCACACAGATTTAACATTGTCTAATTTTCCCTCCAATCAATGTCTCTATATTTTTCAATTGGTGCTCAGCTGTGACTTTTAAGTTAATTAGGTTTAAttgagtaaaagtaaaaagtaccTCCACTACAAAACTGCTCCCAAATACAACAGTCTTGAGAACATATACAGCCTCTGCAGAAATTTATTTATCATCAGCTGTCTGTCACCAAATTAACCTAGCACAACCAACATCACCTAAAACCTCTTAATCAGGATTAAGGCAGCTCATAACttctttgtttgtctgtgtgacaCATTTTGCATGAACTGCTTGGAATGAAAACCAAGATgaaaaatggcaacaaataGCCTTCCTGTTAATCTGATTgtattttcttgtgaaataaatattgCCCTACAACACAAGATCATTTCATTTATTCCAGCCAAATAACTATCTCAACTCTCAACAAACAATAATCAATACATCTGGGTTTCCAACAATATCCAAAGAGAAAGTAATTATGGGAACACACAGTATCACGTCTCTCCTACTTCCACCTCAGCATGAGAACCAGGTGACGCTGTATATTGTTGTCCAATCTAGGCCTTTATCGATGAACTGGCTTCTACCAgcttctttttgtcttcttgtcAGTGGACCATGATATCCTTGGGGACCTAACAACAATGTTATCCAATGTGCTCTGGAAGGATGGGAACCAGACACCGCTGTCCTAATAATGTTATGGTCCAAACAATAGGGGGCCAAAAGGTGCAATGACACCAATTCTTGGTCTTTCACACTAAAGGAAAACcatctactgtactgtattacCAGGGACGAACGTGGCTCAGTTTGTGGAAGGAATTAGAGTGTGAGTGTTTGGCTGtgaaacttgtgtgtgtgtgtgtgtgtgtgtgtgtgtgtgtgtgtacatgtgaggAGGCGGAGCTTCTGTCCCTCACCTCCTCGAGGGGAGGATCACCTGAAGTGCATCAATAATAAGCCAAAAACATCCCCTCCTTAAAACTCTTGCGGGCATTGACTAAGACGCCGTTTCACAAACTCACAAGAACTTGACATAAACTTTCAGAGCAACAAGCGGGAGGAACAAAAAACAGTAAGTTTTATGTTTCTATCCGTATATGGCATTTAAAACTTATACatcttcaaagaaaaaaaatcatccaaaatTAGTCACTCTGGGTCTCAACCACCAACCAATTCACTTGCTGTGAGAAAGAATGTGACAAATCATACagatttgtcttttctctctcagataTTTTTGCAGATTATCGGGTATAATGAGTGATGTGATTTTCAGACACAAAATCAGGTTGGGCAGGTTTGATTTGTCAGAGATCGTAACTCATCTGTTGTTGAAATGTAATGggtcatttttaaattatatactTCATTGTACAATTAATGGATTAAGCATGTGCATATATCAAAATCAGATGTATTATATACTTCCTGTTACTTTTGAATTTTGTACCTTTACAtaagttattttaatttttttctaatGATTTAAACCTTTATTAAGTGATTTTTGACTACCACTAGGGAGATAAAAGAGTCAAAAACCAATCCTCCAGAAACTAATACAGTTAGCTAAAGCTAACCTTTTAGAAGTAATTGCCTATTTTCACACCCATATGCATCCCATATAGTTGTGCTTCTGGCCTCCTTCTGACAAATGTCCCAAATCCAATACTCACTCGTCTTTAACTCTGTTTTGGACCAGACAAATATCTGTTTGAATTTCTTCATAGGGGTTATATGACCTGCAGATCACTAAATCCGTGATAACTGTGTTGTTTGGTGGAAATGGCTGCCTTCGGTTATTTGCATATTGGGTGGTATTAGTTACTGAGAGCCGTAACACTCAACCATTCAATGTATTTGAGAACTAAAACAATGGGCTAAAAGTGGATAAAGTCTGAATCGATTTTTTGAGTTGGGTTTTTTACAAGCAACTTTTCATCTTACATAGAACTACTTGAGCCAATataaaaatccaaaacattGCTAATGTGGGCTTAAACAGATTTAATTCTGAATCAGAATACAGGCAGCTCGTCTTCAAAAATTGCTCATAAACTGTGCGCCATGTTTTAACagaattttattattaaatgtgaCTCTGAGATGTACAACAAGCTTTGTATCAAAGATGTGTCATTACTGACTTAAATTACAAAACTGTATGACATATATGTTTTGACTGcaagtaaaatgtaattatgttaCGTATAATTTACCTCTTGACAGGGCACCAAGCATTTCCCCGCCTTGATGCGTAATAATCCATAACTGACAACTACTTTTTCAGATGGTTGTATTACCTCTTTTGTTCCTGTTGGGGGTGCTGTGTCGCTGTGGTCATGTAGAGGCCCAGTCCAGCACCACTGAAATGCTGAAACAAGCTGCACGTAAGCAACACAATTTACCACATTTCATTCCTTTCATCTAGTACTCATCCACACAAACTATACAGTACATCATGGATCATATCATCCAGCTTTGAGTACTTTtgtgaatgcttttttttttaacccaaatatgtgtttttaactTTACTCAGATAAAGTCAACAGAGCAAGCATGTTCATTTGCAGCAACATCCTGCTTCAAACTGACACAGTTATACACCTCTGACCTCCATGTTGAACTCACATAACCTTCTGTCCCCCGTCTTCTCTTTCTCGCCCTGCCTCCATCACAACACAGTCCAGTTGAAGGAAACTCTGACCTGTGACAAGTGGGACTGCAACTGTACTTTCAATCGCCAGCGTGGCTGCTGCTGTGCAGCCCCAGAGATGTACCAAATAGAGGAGGACACCTTTATCAGGATGACATATTTGTGGAATGATATCAGCACACTGAATGACAAAGTACAGGCACTCACAGGTAAACACGCTCACACTGATGGATAGGAGATTTAGGCCAACATATCAGTAAATCATTGCAtactgcagacagaaacacacacacaagatggaTGTTTCATAGATCTTTTGTGGACACTGAActttgttgtaaaataaaatctctctcttactctcagCTAGCATGAAGTTTTCCTTCAAAGCCACCATGGACTCAAATATTGCCGTCGTAATTCCTGGATCTACTGAACATTGCTTCGGTCCTTTCAATACTAATGTGCCAATCCCCTACTCCATCGTCTCTCTTAATGATGGATATGTCTATAACCCTTCCTTAGGTaggaaacacacatacagtataaacacacacaaccacacatatatacacagattttaaatttagtCTCTTTAGTTTATTTTCCCATATATCACTGCAGTTCCACTAACCCTCCACCTACTCTTGCAGGTGTCTTCACTGCCACTCGTGCAGGAGTTTATGTCTTTTCCTTTACAGCCTACTCATCTGTGGAAGCAAATGGGCGCCTCTACCATAAAGTAAACAAAGCAGATAGATTAGACAAATATCTGATtacacaaaacatttcactgattTACCTGCATAGCAACGTCGagccttttgtgtctttattttgtgttttgttgtatcTGTAGGTCCAGCTGGTAAAGAACGGGAAGCCGATAAGCGGCGTGTGGGAGAACAATCGAGAAGACGGTGAAGACAGTGCCAGTCAGGTAAGAAGTAAGAGGAAAGTGAAGGTTTAACAAGAGTGAAGTAACACAATTGCACAACTGGTTGCTTGAAACTAATCTAGTGATTGCAATAACATCAAATTGCAAATAGAAGAAAGATTCCATGCCCTTTGCATGATTTTATAATGACTATGTGAAACATGACACTGTATGATATGTATGTCCTCAGGTTGTGATGCTGGAGATGATGAGAGGCGATCAGGTCTACACAGAGCTGATATCTGGCAGGAAGCTCTGTAAACATCTTGAGTTCAACGTCTTTAGTGGTTACATGATGTACCCCTCTAATGATGAGTAACACACCATTAGACATCAGGGCTACTTAAAATTTCTCACTCCAGGACCTTAAATGAATCTATTTATCCTCGTTCAACTAAACTCCTGATCCATGAAGACACACTAGTgtgttttgtcatattttgacCCACCAGAAGTGTTGTGGGACACGCCCCATAGTAACAACTCCTGCTGTAGAGACAAACAAGATGCTTGAGTTTGCAGGCATTTATGATCAAACATAT is a window from the Thunnus thynnus chromosome 7, fThuThy2.1, whole genome shotgun sequence genome containing:
- the cbln18 gene encoding cerebellin 18 translates to MVVLPLLFLLGVLCRCGHVEAQSSTTEMLKQAALQLKETLTCDKWDCNCTFNRQRGCCCAAPEMYQIEEDTFIRMTYLWNDISTLNDKVQALTASMKFSFKATMDSNIAVVIPGSTEHCFGPFNTNVPIPYSIVSLNDGYVYNPSLGVFTATRAGVYVFSFTAYSSVEANGRLYHKVQLVKNGKPISGVWENNREDGEDSASQVVMLEMMRGDQVYTELISGRKLCKHLEFNVFSGYMMYPSNDE